The DNA region ATTCCTTTATCTGCAATATGGGAAGCCTGGCGTGACATCAATGCATGACGTCCATCCAGATCGCGATATTTATAATTCTTCGATTTATCATCAAACGAGTAGTATCCCAAAGATGTATTGATTACATCCACTCCCACACTATCGGCAAATTCAACCGCAGCCGACCAATAATCCTGTTCTACCAGGTGTTCCGAATATTCATCCTCACTGCGAAGCAACCAGAAAGAAGCTTCGGGCGCCGTACCCGTCATAATATCAGGTCGGTTCATACCTATACAGGACAGTACGCTCATCCCATGGCTGCTTTCCGCAAAGATATCAGCCTGTTGGTTTACAAAATCCTTTGTACCGAGAATACGGATATTCTGCATAGCAGTAATCTTATCGACATTATGGAATCCGGCATCAATAACCGCAATTGTCATACCCTGCCCTTTGAAACCCGCTTCGTGTAATTTGTCACCGTTGCTCATCTGAATCTGAGTGATAGCACGTCCGTAAATGCTATCCGGATGTATCGTTGGTTGATTTAGTACAGAATCACGTTCCGTTGCCATTGATGGTTTGCCAGCACCGGGAGAAATCCAGACCTTCTCTGTTGAAAGCACAAAAGGCAGTGCCGCTATGCGATCAATCAGAGTCGTATCGTTACATGACACCGTTACAAAATTGTTCCATTTTCCGACCACCACAATATTAACCCCCTGCTTACGAATCTCATCTATATATTTGTGGCAAACCGGGAGATCTGTAGAATCAATGGGAAGATTCTGCTTCTTGCGACGTTCAATCGCTTTTTCAGACAGGAATTTTTCCGGCTGTTTCAATGAATACTCTGTGGCGGCCTTGTCTTTCAGGCTAATACGATACTTCAAGGTATCTTGCTGCGCCGATACTCCTGCCACTAAGAGGGCGAAAGCTAAAAAGGAAAACAGTTTTCTCATTATCACTTATGTCTATTATTTCATTTTTGACTTTATTTGACTAACAAATATTTTTGTTCCGGGTGATTGGGCTTCTGCGGATATTTCAGTTTTAGAATTCCTTGTTCCAGCAATGGTAGCAGATAGGCTTTTCTGAAATGTACCCTATTTTTAAAACCAAGTTCTTCCTGCAAGGAAATTGCCGTATATTCATCAGCCTTCGTATACAATGAATAGAATGTTTCCATAAGGTCTTGGGTTTTGAAAACCTGAAGAGCTTGAGTGGTAGCTTGAGTGGCAGCTTGAGTGGTAGCTTGTTTCCTTGGCATCGTAACCCAAAGCCCGCCCATAGAAAAGTCAAACGAAGGTTGCTCAAGCTCTGCCAACTGAAACCCTGTTACTATTTTGTTTATACCTCTTCCCCATGCTTCTATAAAACCCGCCTTAAAAAAGATATCAGCAATGTTCTTGTTGTAAGGTCGCGACGGATGCTTTTCCAAGAACATTTCTATCGTCAAGTCTTCGGGAAGGCAGCCTTCATTCCACAGCATAAGTTTATCTTCATATACACTTAATTGTATAGGAGCACCCGTATAGTCTTTATGAATGATTGCGTTAAAAATAGCTTCGCACAATGCTTCTTCCGGTATTTCTAACTCTTCAATCCTTTGCAACCCTTCATACCGGATATAAGAACGTAAATATTTAGACTTCAATAAAGACATGACTTTATCACCCATTTGCAGAATATTTCCTTCTACAATATCCTGAAATAACAATTCAGAATCATCCTCTCCAAATCTCCCTATTTTAAATTGCACCATTGGAAAAAAGCGGGAAGGTGTCTTTGCAAAAAGCAATAACGCCGCATTCTTTAGTCTCCCATTATCAGCCAATAATCCCAGATTTAAGAAAGTAGAATGAATATCATCATACTCTAAATTACCCGGAAGGCGCCCGGATACCGAAGCCTTTTTAAAAAAATAGTCAACCGCCTCTCTATTTATATCCTCAAATGTAGCCCAATCACAAGGAAAGTCATCCCATGTGCGCCCTAAGCGCTTCAATAAGAAGTTCTGCAAAGCATATCCCTTCAACTCTTGTTTTGTACTACCACTACGATAATGATAAGTACCTTTATAAGAAATAGGAACATTCGACGGATAAACCGATATTTCTATGTATTCCAGCTCATCCTTACGCAATAGATTCACATCAGCAACATTCCCCAGAAAATTCACAATTTTATTGGGAATATCCTCCAATAACCTTTTTGTATCAGACGTTCCAACCACCTGACCACTATCGGAGACCCCTATATAGATTTTCCCTCCCGAAGCATTGGCAAAGCCACATATCCATTTCAGATATTCGTCACGCCAACTTTGCTTATATTCTATGTTCTGACTTTCTGCCATAATTCTAATTATTTTCTGCAATCACCAGCCCAATTCCCCGCTGCGAAGCAATAAACGAACCGCCCACTACCCGCCTACCTACATAAAACACCGCAGACTGCCCGGGTGCAATAGCCGATGCTTCGGACAAGAAATGTACGAACAGCCGCCCGTCTTCCAGCCTTTTCACCGTGCAGGGAATCGGTTTGCTGCGATAGCGGATACGTACCGTCAAGTCAGGAGCCAAGAAGAATTCCTGTTCATCGATGATGTTATCCTGTTCGGCCAGCATATATTCAGTCCGCAATTGTTCGGCATCGCCCAGCATCACTGTATTCTTCTGCGGATTTATCTTCAGCACATAAGCCGGTTTGCCCAAAGCTATTTCCAGACCTTTCCGCTGTCCGATGGTATAATAAGGAAAACCTTTATGTTCGCCCAACTTCACCCCTTCGGAATTGACAAACCATCCGGAACCGATTTCACGGTCTATTTCAGGAGAATGTTCGCGCAGGAAGTCCCGATAATTACCCTTGATGAAACATACCTCCATGCTCTCTCCTTCTTCCGCCTTCAACTGATAGCCTCTCCCGCGCAAATACTCCCGTACTTGCAACTTCGTATAGATGCCCAGCGGAAAAATGCAACGTCTCAGCACATCCTGCCCCAGTCGCCAAAGGAAATAAGACTGGTCTTTCTTATCATCGTCTCCGGCCACTATATATATATTCCCATTTTTTTCTTCCAGACGGCTGTAATGTCCGGTAGAGATAAATGCGCAACCTAGTTTGTCCGCCCACTCTGTGAGTATGCGGAATTTAAACGTAGGATTACACATCACGCACGGATTGGGTGTCCGCCCCTGGCAATATTCATCAATAAAGTTCTGCACAATTACTTTGCGAAAAGCCTCACGTTCATCAACCACATGGTGTTCGATACCCATACTGTCGGCAAGTTGCCGGGCTTCCACAGGTTCGTCTCCCCACACCCACATGGTTAGTCCAACTATCTCATATCCTTGTTCTTTCAACATCAGACAAGTGGCGGTGCTGTCTATACCGCCGCTCATGCCTACCAATACTCGCTTCTCCGGTCTGTTCATTTTAGGATGTTCATTCAATTAGCTTACAAAAATAGATGATTTCGGGGAGAAGAAACAGAAAAGGCATACCTTTTTCACATGACTTCACATCATTCTCTTTGTTTCTCCCTACCTCTCCGTACTTTTATAGCTACGAAAAATTTACGAGTTGTAAACAAACGTATCTTCGCAAACAGCCATGTAACAAAAATGCAATACACATGAAACAGAAACATAACACGTATGTCCGACCTTTGCCGCCATAAATTAATCGGCTACAACTAATGGTTATGAAGAAAAGCGCACTCATGTTGCTCATTGTTCTGCTGCCACTGGCAGCAAAATCCCAAAATCCGTATCGCAACGAGGACGGAAAGAAGATCGACAAAGAAAAACTGGAAACAAAGGATTACCTGCCGGAAATACATGGTACTATCCGCACTAAGTTTGAGTATCAGACAGAAATGGCCGCCAGCCGTTTCGAAGTACGCAACGCGCGTATCAGCATTACGGGTAACGTCTTACCCATAGTAGCATATAAAGCCGAAATCGACCTTTCGGATGAAGGACAAATCAAGATGCTGGATGCTTACGCCCGCCTCTTCCCCGTAAAAGACGTAACTGTAACCGCAGGGCAAATGCGTGTGCCGTTCACCATCGACGCACACCGTTCGCCGCATCAGCAATATTTCGCCAACCGTTCATTTATAGCGAAACAAGTCGGTAATGTTCGTGACGTTGGCGTCACATTGGGATATAAATTCGGAACCGAAATACCCGTTACATTAGAGGGCGGTCTCTACAATGGTTCGGGACTGACCAACCAAAAGGAATGGCACAAAGAAGTAAATTATTCAGCCAAAGCACAGTTCCTGCTTGCCAAGAAGCTAAACCTGGCTTTAAGCATACAGAGCATTCAGCCGCAAGATGTACGGATAAACTCTTATGACATCGGTGCTTTCTATGAATTCGGCCGCTTCCACATTGAAGGGGAGTACCTGTACAAAACATACGCGGACAATGCTTACGATAATGTGCATGCCGTAAACAGTTTCATCAACTACGACTTACCACTGCGAAAAGTATTCAACAAAATGTCTTTCCTGGTACGCTATGACATGATGACCAGCCAAAGCGACGGAAAGACCATTGATGAAGGAACCGGTGCCTTAACCACTACTGACTATAAGCGACATCGCATAACCGGCGGTATCACTTTTAGCCTCAGCAAAGCATTCCGCACAGACCTCCGACTGAATTTCGAGAAATACTTTTATGCCAAAAACAGCATTGCCAAAGAGTCAGAGCAGGATAAAATTGTGTTGGAACTGATGGTGCGGTTCTAAACATATCGAACGAAATCCCGGGGTGCCGTCATAGCACCTCTTTCTTCAATCAGCTTCATACTTTTATAATTTAATTACGCGGAATTTCACGCAACAAACAAAAGAAAATCCGTGAAATTCCGCATCTAAATGTTGAACGGGATAAAAACAGTTTCAACAATTCTGTTCCTACTTGAAAAGCAATTGCACCATGTGATACAGGCTTCTGCGCCAAGTCAGGAATTCGTGAGCCGTATCAGGAGATACGAAAGAGGTTGCATTGAATCCGGCAGCCTTAAGCTCATCCACAGCTTTGGTCACGCCGGCAGGATTTTCCTTACTTCCACAACTGATAAAGATGGATTCCACCTGCTTTTTATCCTTGATGTCTCCCGGCGTATAGGTACCACCGCTCAACAGTCCATAGTAATTGAATACCTCCGGACGGCGCAGGGTAATCAGTTTCGTCTCAAAGCCGCCCATCGATAGTCCCGCCATTGCGCGGTGCTTCTTGTCGGCCTGCGTACGGAAATTGCTATCGATATAAGGTATCAGTTCGTCCACCAATACCGTTTCAAACTCCTTGGCCGTAAATTCTCTGATACGTCCGAATTTCACATCATTCGTCATGCCATACGTCATTACGATGATGAACGGTTCAATCTTGCCTTCGGCAATCAGGTTATCCATAATCAGATTCGCATGTCCCTGGTTGGACCATGCCGTCTCATCTTCTCCCCATCCGTGTTGTAGATAGAGAACCGGATATTTCTTCTTATCCTTTCCATAAGCAGGCGGTGTATAAACAAATGCACGACGATGGGTATCCGTACTCTTGGAATAAAAATAAACCTGTTGAACATTTCCATGGGGCACTTGCTTCATGGCATAGAAATCCTCATCATGAGCCGGAA from Bacteroides sp. MSB163 includes:
- a CDS encoding ATP-binding protein, with amino-acid sequence MAESQNIEYKQSWRDEYLKWICGFANASGGKIYIGVSDSGQVVGTSDTKRLLEDIPNKIVNFLGNVADVNLLRKDELEYIEISVYPSNVPISYKGTYHYRSGSTKQELKGYALQNFLLKRLGRTWDDFPCDWATFEDINREAVDYFFKKASVSGRLPGNLEYDDIHSTFLNLGLLADNGRLKNAALLLFAKTPSRFFPMVQFKIGRFGEDDSELLFQDIVEGNILQMGDKVMSLLKSKYLRSYIRYEGLQRIEELEIPEEALCEAIFNAIIHKDYTGAPIQLSVYEDKLMLWNEGCLPEDLTIEMFLEKHPSRPYNKNIADIFFKAGFIEAWGRGINKIVTGFQLAELEQPSFDFSMGGLWVTMPRKQATTQAATQATTQALQVFKTQDLMETFYSLYTKADEYTAISLQEELGFKNRVHFRKAYLLPLLEQGILKLKYPQKPNHPEQKYLLVK
- a CDS encoding S8 family peptidase; translation: MRKLFSFLAFALLVAGVSAQQDTLKYRISLKDKAATEYSLKQPEKFLSEKAIERRKKQNLPIDSTDLPVCHKYIDEIRKQGVNIVVVGKWNNFVTVSCNDTTLIDRIAALPFVLSTEKVWISPGAGKPSMATERDSVLNQPTIHPDSIYGRAITQIQMSNGDKLHEAGFKGQGMTIAVIDAGFHNVDKITAMQNIRILGTKDFVNQQADIFAESSHGMSVLSCIGMNRPDIMTGTAPEASFWLLRSEDEYSEHLVEQDYWSAAVEFADSVGVDVINTSLGYYSFDDKSKNYKYRDLDGRHALMSRQASHIADKGMILVCSAGNSGAGSWKKITPPGDADNVLTVGAIDKRAVLATFSSVGNTADHRVKPDVVAVGVGSDVIRTDGNQGRANGTSFSSPIMCGMVTCLWQACPTLTAKEVIELVRRSGDRAGFPDNIYGYGVPDMWKAYNDYKSNNK
- a CDS encoding porin; this encodes MKKSALMLLIVLLPLAAKSQNPYRNEDGKKIDKEKLETKDYLPEIHGTIRTKFEYQTEMAASRFEVRNARISITGNVLPIVAYKAEIDLSDEGQIKMLDAYARLFPVKDVTVTAGQMRVPFTIDAHRSPHQQYFANRSFIAKQVGNVRDVGVTLGYKFGTEIPVTLEGGLYNGSGLTNQKEWHKEVNYSAKAQFLLAKKLNLALSIQSIQPQDVRINSYDIGAFYEFGRFHIEGEYLYKTYADNAYDNVHAVNSFINYDLPLRKVFNKMSFLVRYDMMTSQSDGKTIDEGTGALTTTDYKRHRITGGITFSLSKAFRTDLRLNFEKYFYAKNSIAKESEQDKIVLELMVRF
- the mnmA gene encoding tRNA 2-thiouridine(34) synthase MnmA, with translation MNRPEKRVLVGMSGGIDSTATCLMLKEQGYEIVGLTMWVWGDEPVEARQLADSMGIEHHVVDEREAFRKVIVQNFIDEYCQGRTPNPCVMCNPTFKFRILTEWADKLGCAFISTGHYSRLEEKNGNIYIVAGDDDKKDQSYFLWRLGQDVLRRCIFPLGIYTKLQVREYLRGRGYQLKAEEGESMEVCFIKGNYRDFLREHSPEIDREIGSGWFVNSEGVKLGEHKGFPYYTIGQRKGLEIALGKPAYVLKINPQKNTVMLGDAEQLRTEYMLAEQDNIIDEQEFFLAPDLTVRIRYRSKPIPCTVKRLEDGRLFVHFLSEASAIAPGQSAVFYVGRRVVGGSFIASQRGIGLVIAENN